One genomic region from Mastacembelus armatus unplaced genomic scaffold, fMasArm1.2, whole genome shotgun sequence encodes:
- the prmt6 gene encoding protein arginine N-methyltransferase 6, with protein MAQVKKRKLDKTRQDTLYFDSYSDVTIHEEMIADHVRTSTYRAAIMKNIESLRGKVVLDVGAGTGLLSVFCVQAGARKVYAVEACSIAEQAVKVVRQNSMEGRIDVIRGAVETVELPEAVDAIVSEWMGYALLHESMLNSVLYARDKWLKSGGLILPSRAELYIAPVADPVVEDRLQFWDTVKDQYGVDMTCMSDFARKCIMNSDIRVNSVTVEDVLAHPARFAELDLSSVSVEELRSVKGPFRCTSFGAAAVNAFCVYFTVTFPCADKPIVLSTSPFKAETHWKQALLYLDAPVDVVQDTVVAGTVSMYPSEDSIRHICIHVDYTIGEQKPQSKTFSIPDWSSETLP; from the coding sequence ATGGCTCAAgttaagaaaagaaaactagATAAAACGCGACAGGACACGCTTTATTTCGACAGTTATTCCGATGTCACCATCCACGAAGAAATGATAGCGGACCACGTCCGAACTAGCACGTACCGGGCGGCCATAATGAAGAACATCGAGTCCCTTCGGGGTAAAGTGGTCCTAGACGTCGGTGCGGGAACCGGTCTCTTGAGCGTTTTCTGCGTCCAGGCCGGCGCCAGGAAAGTGTACGCGGTCGAAGCGTGCTCTATCGCCGAGCAGGCTGTGAAGGTGGTCCGCCAGAACAGCATGGAGGGCCGGATAGACGTGATCCGGGGCGCGGTGGAGACGGTGGAGCTGCCAGAGGCGGTGGACGCGATAGTGAGCGAGTGGATGGGGTACGCGCTCCTGCACGAGTCCATGCTCAACTCCGTCCTGTACGCACGGGACAAGTGGCTGAAGTCGGGCGGCCTCATCCTGCCCAGCAGAGCCGAGCTCTACATCGCACCCGTCGCCGACCCGGTGGTGGAGGACCGCTTGCAGTTCTGGGACACCGTCAAAGACCAGTACGGTGTCGACATGACCTGCATGTCCGACTTCGCCCGCAAGTGCATCATGAACTCCGACATCAGGGTGAACTCTGTGACCGTCGAGGACGTGCTCGCCCATCCGGCCCGCTTCGCTGAACTGGACCTGAGCTCTGTCTCAGTGGAGGAGCTGCGCTCGGTTAAGGGACCGTTCAGGTGCACGTCGTTCGGCGCGGCGGCAGTGAACGCTTTCTGTGTCTACTTCACGGTCACTTTCCCGTGCGCGGACAAGCCGATCGTGCTCTCCACGTCGCCATTCAAAGCGGAGACTCACTGGAAGCAAGCGCTGCTGTACCTGGACGCTCCGGTGGATGTGGTGCAGGATACGGTGGTTGCCGGGACGGTCAGCATGTATCCTTCCGAGGATAGCATTAGACACATCTGTATCCATGTGGACTACACTATAGGAGAGCAGAAACCACAGTCCAAGACTTTTTCCATCCCTGACTGGAGCTCGGAGACTCTGCCATAA